The following are encoded in a window of Mycobacteroides chelonae CCUG 47445 genomic DNA:
- the hydA gene encoding dihydropyrimidinase: MATILIRGGTVVTATGRGAADVLVDGEKIAAVLLPGSTLLGVDLANAVDIVVEAAGKYVIPGGIDAHTHMSMPFGGTTASDDFETGTRAAAWGGTTTIIDFAVQKYGERLEDSLQTWHEMAAGQCAVDYSFHQIVGDVNDASLAALHRLADEGITSYKMFMAYPGVFYSDDAQILRAMQVGADTGLMTMMHAENGPAIDVLVAQLLAAGKTDPYYHGIARAWQLEEEATHRAIMLSNLTGAPLYVVHVSAKQAVAQLAAARDAGQNVYGETCPQYLYLSLEDNLGAPGFEGAKWVCSTPLRSKREHHQDEMWRALRTNDIQMVSTDHCPFCMKGQKDMGLGDFSKIPNGIGSIEHRMDLLYQGVVDGRITLERWVEITSTTPARMFGLYGRKGVVAPGADADIVVYDPRGHTSIGLGKTHHMNMDHSAWEGYEIDGHVDTVLSRGKVIVDGDEYLGGKGDGAFVRRDLCQYLI; the protein is encoded by the coding sequence ATGGCTACGATCCTGATCAGGGGCGGCACCGTGGTAACCGCGACAGGTCGCGGTGCCGCAGATGTTCTGGTTGATGGCGAGAAGATCGCGGCGGTCCTACTGCCCGGCAGCACGCTGCTCGGTGTGGATCTGGCCAACGCCGTCGACATCGTGGTCGAGGCCGCCGGTAAGTACGTGATTCCCGGTGGCATCGATGCCCACACCCATATGTCGATGCCCTTCGGTGGTACCACGGCCTCGGACGACTTCGAGACCGGGACGCGTGCCGCGGCCTGGGGCGGCACCACCACCATCATCGATTTCGCCGTGCAGAAGTACGGTGAGCGGCTTGAAGATTCGCTGCAAACCTGGCACGAGATGGCGGCGGGTCAGTGTGCGGTGGACTATTCCTTTCATCAGATTGTGGGCGACGTCAACGATGCCTCGTTGGCGGCGCTGCATCGGTTGGCTGACGAGGGCATCACCAGCTACAAGATGTTCATGGCGTATCCGGGGGTCTTTTACAGTGACGACGCGCAGATATTGCGCGCCATGCAGGTGGGCGCAGACACCGGGCTGATGACCATGATGCATGCCGAGAATGGCCCCGCCATAGATGTTTTGGTGGCTCAATTACTTGCGGCCGGCAAGACGGATCCGTACTACCACGGCATCGCCCGGGCCTGGCAGCTGGAGGAGGAGGCCACGCACCGCGCCATCATGCTGTCCAATCTGACCGGTGCGCCCCTATACGTCGTACACGTCTCGGCCAAGCAGGCCGTCGCGCAGTTGGCCGCCGCACGTGATGCCGGCCAAAACGTGTACGGGGAGACCTGCCCGCAGTATTTGTACCTGTCTCTGGAGGACAACCTGGGTGCGCCCGGGTTTGAGGGAGCCAAGTGGGTTTGTTCGACCCCGCTGCGGTCCAAGCGCGAACACCACCAGGACGAGATGTGGCGCGCGCTGCGCACCAACGACATCCAGATGGTCTCCACGGACCATTGTCCGTTCTGCATGAAGGGGCAGAAGGACATGGGCCTGGGTGACTTCTCGAAGATCCCCAACGGGATTGGCTCGATTGAGCACCGGATGGATCTGCTGTACCAGGGCGTCGTAGATGGCCGGATCACTCTGGAGCGGTGGGTCGAGATCACCTCGACGACCCCGGCACGAATGTTCGGGCTGTATGGCCGCAAGGGAGTGGTCGCGCCGGGTGCCGACGCGGACATCGTTGTCTACGATCCTCGCGGACACACCTCGATCGGGTTGGGCAAGACCCATCACATGAACATGGACCACTCGGCGTGGGAGGGATATGAGATCGACGGGCACGTCGACACAGTGCTCTCCCGCGGGAAGGTGATCGTCGACGGCGACGAGTATCTGGGCGGTAAGGGGGACGGTGCTTTCGTGCGCCGCGACCTGTGTCAATACCTCATCTGA
- a CDS encoding nitrilase-related carbon-nitrogen hydrolase, producing MTVIRAALTQATWTGDKESMLAKHERFVAEAASAGAQVICFQELFYGPYFGIVQDKKYYEYAESVPGPVTERFAALAREHHMVMVLPVYEEERPGVLYNTAAVIDADGTYLGKYRKHHIPHLDRFWEKFYFRPGNLGYPVFDTAVGKIGVYICYDRHFPEGWRNYGLAGAELVFNPSATKPGLSNRLWELEQPAAAAANQYFVGANNRIGTENGEFGDQAVTFYGSSYFVDPRGNYVGEIASESAEEIVIRDLDLSVVREVRGDWQFYRDRRPDTYDPIVAP from the coding sequence ATGACGGTGATCAGAGCCGCACTGACGCAAGCGACTTGGACTGGCGACAAGGAATCGATGCTGGCCAAGCATGAGCGTTTTGTCGCCGAGGCGGCGTCCGCTGGCGCCCAGGTGATCTGCTTCCAGGAGCTCTTCTACGGCCCCTACTTCGGGATCGTGCAGGATAAGAAGTACTACGAATACGCCGAGTCGGTGCCCGGTCCGGTCACTGAGCGGTTCGCGGCGCTCGCCAGGGAACACCACATGGTCATGGTGCTACCGGTGTACGAGGAGGAGCGTCCGGGAGTTCTCTACAACACCGCTGCGGTCATCGACGCCGACGGCACCTACCTGGGAAAATACCGTAAGCATCACATTCCTCACCTTGATCGTTTTTGGGAGAAGTTCTACTTCCGGCCCGGAAATCTCGGGTACCCGGTGTTCGACACCGCGGTGGGAAAGATCGGTGTCTACATCTGTTACGACCGACATTTCCCGGAGGGCTGGCGTAATTACGGGCTGGCCGGAGCCGAGCTGGTCTTCAACCCTTCAGCCACCAAACCTGGACTGTCCAATAGGCTTTGGGAACTGGAGCAGCCCGCCGCGGCGGCGGCCAACCAATACTTCGTCGGTGCCAACAACCGGATAGGAACCGAGAACGGCGAATTCGGGGATCAGGCCGTGACGTTCTACGGCAGTTCCTACTTCGTCGACCCGCGCGGTAACTATGTCGGTGAGATCGCTTCAGAGAGTGCCGAAGAGATCGTGATTCGGGATCTGGACCTGTCCGTGGTCCGTGAGGTGCGGGGGGACTGGCAGTTCTATCGGGATCGCAGACCGGACACCTACGACCCGATCGTCGCTCCGTAG
- a CDS encoding 3-oxo-5-alpha-steroid 4-dehydrogenase has protein sequence MHWYTGNTTYDTVLTAAFCFAAFVIIGGLFAQSSYGRFSTTKLGLNLNPKLGWWLMEIPATAVFLVCYLTGPARFEPTSVVLAGIWLLHYANRGWYFPLAIRQVPGKRSTFNVSVVVMGMLVTSMHGYLNGTLFSHDFFGQYNRAWLHDPRFLLGLAVYLCGFTLLLSSESIVRNLRDKKNPGGAEYRIPFGGGFRFVTSPAYLGELIAWSGFALLTWALPGVVILLITAGNLIPRALATHRWYQEKFTDYPAERKALLPYLL, from the coding sequence ATGCACTGGTACACCGGCAACACCACGTACGACACCGTGCTGACGGCGGCCTTCTGTTTCGCGGCGTTCGTGATCATCGGAGGTCTTTTCGCCCAGAGCTCGTACGGGCGATTCTCGACGACGAAGCTCGGCCTCAATCTGAACCCGAAACTCGGCTGGTGGCTGATGGAGATTCCGGCGACCGCGGTGTTTCTCGTCTGCTATCTGACCGGACCTGCTCGTTTCGAGCCCACGTCAGTGGTTCTCGCCGGAATATGGCTGCTGCACTACGCCAACCGCGGCTGGTACTTCCCGCTCGCCATCCGCCAGGTACCCGGCAAGCGCAGTACGTTCAACGTCTCGGTGGTGGTCATGGGCATGCTCGTCACGTCGATGCACGGATACCTCAACGGAACCCTTTTCAGCCACGACTTCTTCGGGCAGTACAACCGTGCCTGGCTGCACGACCCACGATTCCTACTCGGCCTGGCCGTCTATCTGTGCGGCTTCACTCTGCTACTCAGTTCGGAGTCGATCGTGCGAAACCTGCGCGACAAGAAGAACCCCGGCGGCGCCGAGTATCGCATCCCGTTCGGCGGCGGCTTCCGATTCGTCACCAGTCCGGCATATCTGGGCGAGCTGATCGCCTGGTCCGGCTTCGCCCTGCTCACCTGGGCTCTCCCCGGCGTCGTCATCCTGTTGATCACGGCCGGCAATCTGATCCCACGCGCATTGGCCACCCACCGCTGGTATCAGGAGAAGTTCACCGACTATCCGGCCGAGCGAAAAGCGCTGCTCCCCTACCTCCTATGA
- the metK gene encoding methionine adenosyltransferase: protein MSSAGRLFTSESVTEGHPDKICDAISDSILDALLAQDPKSRVAVETLVTTGQVHVAGEVTTSAYADIPKIVRDRVLEIGYDSSSKGFDGHSCGVNIAIGAQSPDIAQGVDTAHEARVEGAADPLDAQGAGDQGLMFGYAINDTPELMPLPIALAHRLARRLTEVRKDGLLPYLRPDGKTQVTIEYDGHKAVRLDTVVLSTQHAADIDLENLLTPDIREKVVNTVLDELEQESLDISDYRLLVNPTGKFVLGGPMGDAGLTGRKIIVDTYGGWARHGGGAFSGKDPSKVDRSAAYAMRWVAKNVVAAGLADRVEVQVAYAIGKAAPVGLFVDTFGTNKVDQAKIQKAINEVFDLRPGAIIRDLDLLRPIYAQTAAYGHFGRTDIDLPWERTDRVDALKSAI, encoded by the coding sequence GTGAGCTCAGCGGGACGGCTTTTCACCAGTGAATCGGTGACCGAAGGGCACCCGGACAAGATCTGTGATGCCATCAGCGACTCGATTCTCGACGCGCTGCTCGCACAGGACCCCAAGTCCCGGGTCGCGGTGGAGACGCTGGTGACCACCGGTCAGGTCCACGTCGCCGGCGAGGTCACCACCTCCGCCTACGCCGACATCCCCAAGATCGTGCGCGATCGCGTGCTGGAGATCGGGTACGACTCGTCGTCCAAGGGCTTCGACGGGCACTCCTGCGGTGTGAACATCGCCATCGGTGCTCAGTCTCCCGATATCGCGCAGGGCGTCGACACCGCTCACGAGGCCCGTGTGGAGGGTGCTGCTGATCCCCTCGACGCCCAGGGCGCTGGAGACCAGGGTCTGATGTTCGGGTATGCCATCAACGACACTCCCGAGCTCATGCCGTTGCCCATCGCGCTGGCGCACCGCCTCGCGCGGCGTCTGACCGAAGTCCGCAAGGACGGCCTGCTGCCGTACCTGCGCCCCGACGGCAAGACCCAGGTCACCATCGAGTACGACGGCCACAAGGCCGTGCGGCTGGATACCGTTGTGCTCTCGACGCAGCATGCTGCGGACATCGACCTGGAAAACCTGCTCACTCCGGATATCCGCGAGAAGGTCGTCAACACGGTTCTGGACGAGCTTGAGCAGGAATCGCTGGACATCTCCGACTACCGGCTGCTGGTCAACCCGACCGGAAAGTTCGTGCTGGGTGGTCCGATGGGTGACGCCGGCCTGACCGGCCGCAAGATCATCGTCGACACCTACGGCGGCTGGGCCCGCCACGGCGGCGGTGCGTTCTCCGGTAAGGACCCGTCAAAGGTGGACCGGTCGGCTGCGTACGCCATGCGCTGGGTCGCCAAGAACGTGGTGGCTGCCGGGCTGGCGGATCGCGTCGAGGTGCAGGTCGCCTACGCCATCGGCAAGGCCGCCCCGGTGGGCCTGTTCGTCGACACCTTCGGCACCAACAAGGTCGACCAGGCCAAGATCCAGAAGGCCATCAACGAGGTATTCGATCTGCGTCCGGGTGCGATCATCCGCGATCTGGATCTGCTGCGACCGATCTACGCGCAGACTGCCGCATACGGCCACTTCGGCCGCACCGACATCGACCTGCCGTGGGAGCGCACCGATCGGGTCGATGCGCTCAAGTCCGCCATCTAG